A window of the Ipomoea triloba cultivar NCNSP0323 chromosome 14, ASM357664v1 genome harbors these coding sequences:
- the LOC116003712 gene encoding transcription factor PCL1-like, with the protein MGEEVKIGDYGGAGEEDRVMEWEEGLPSIDDLTPLSQALIPPELATAFRISPEPTRTMLDVNRASHSTFSSLRGGQSQTLSSSNNFNFKPFNEERNREQMIVEDDVDPTREGSDSRKTRRIESGGGAEEADSAVRNENCGDDPSAKTLKRPRLVWTPQLHKRFVDVVAHLGIKNAVPKTIMQLMNVEGLTRENVASHLQKYRLYLKRMQGLSNEGPSSSDHLFASTPVPQSLHESGGSGYGHGNGHSHGNGHSHNSNGHMAMPYPPQMMPMPMIGMAAHGHGHNGHVGLAVGNPNGGPSNGFHHQYGLMQQRDWSGNRYGAYHHVAPTDK; encoded by the coding sequence ATGGGGGAGGAAGTGAAAATTGGTGACTATGGCGGCGCCGGAGAGGAGGATAGGGTGATGGAGTGGGAGGAAGGTCTTCCGAGCATAGATGATCTGACTCCGTTGTCGCAGGCGCTGATCCCGCCGGAATTGGCAACGGCGTTTCGGATTTCTCCGGAACCGACTAGGACTATGCTTGACGTTAATCGTGCATCGCACTCGACGTTTTCTTCGCTGCGGGGAGGGCAATCGCAGACGCTTTCGTcttcaaataattttaattttaagccGTTTAATGAGGAGAGGAACAGAGAGCAGATGATTGTGGAGGACGATGTGGATCCGACCCGGGAGGGGTCCGATTCCAGGAAGACGCGGAGGATCGAGTCCGGTGGAGGCGCGGAGGAGGCTGACTCGGCGGTTCGGAATGAGAATTGCGGGGACGATCCGTCGGCGAAGACTCTGAAGAGGCCGAGGCTGGTGTGGACGCCGCAGCTGCACAAGCGGTTCGTGGACGTGGTGGCGCATCTAGGGATCAAAAACGCGGTGCCAAAGACGATTATGCAGCTCATGAACGTGGAGGGGCTCACCCGGGAGAACGTCGCTAGTCATTTGCAGAAGTATCGGCTCTATTTGAAGAGGATGCAAGGGTTATCGAACGAGGGACCTTCGTCCTCTGATCATTTGTTCGCTTCCACACCTGTGCCTCAGAGCTTACACGAATCCGGAGGTAGCGGTTATGGCCACGGAAACGGCCACTCTCACGGAAATGGACACAGTCACAACAGTAATGGCCACATGGCTATGCCATACCCGCCGCAAATGATGCCTATGCCAATGATTGGCATGGCTGCTCATGGCCACGGCCACAATGGCCATGTAGGATTAGCAGTGGGGAATCCAAATGGCGGACCATCTAATGGCTTTCACCATCAGTATGGTCTGATGCAGCAGAGGGATTGGTCGGGGAACAGATATGGCGCATATCATCACGTTGCTCCTACTGATAAGTAA
- the LOC116004337 gene encoding serine/arginine repetitive matrix protein 1, translated as MSGGFFRGTSADQDTRFSNKQAKLLKSQKFAPELEHLVDMRKVKMDVMRPWIAKRVTELVGIEDEVLINFIYSLLEGKDVNGKEVQIQLTGFMERNTGKFMKELWSLLLSAQNNASGVPQQFLDAKEEETKKKKAETDRITNEIQRRKEREYQELEQEKKKADGDVDISRDTHAALEPSTKHHARGSPPSAEKVYADKNGSRGRNRSSRSPNSADHSPLPRDRRSRSISRSFSNSRSYSGERRRSRSRSSPEQRGRSISSERARPSPVKRSITPRHKYSPRRSVSVSPPRRRRRSVSRSRRRSPSPTRYRRHSPLRRRSRSPKRRRSRSPIWRRSRSPIRRSPMRHRLRSPLRPRSPLRRRSPSPVRRRTPSHIRHRSPSPFMRRSRHSPLSPRRGSPTTVRRPISGRRVSRSPVRRRSRSPIQRRSASPEYSNSASPVHHRALSPIKKRTPKRERMSPVHSPPERMRSHGKYSPSRSSSEDGSQPTVVRKESNIVGRRQPISSRSPRSDLYDRKPSHHKRSPSPRQSPSFSESPPRRSPPSISESLARRSPSVSDSRQRKPPSISESPPAARERSPSEERSRSPNKRTLNERRGKIIRTGSPSPLRKQRDHKLHHDAYERTPDERDVNSLRGPVETRSHSNGSGSRKPKEAMRGEKTSGRMDHIKDFDDRQRSPVTHRGSHVAKKDRESLDLESPKADERNLSRLNAIQGEDQPVDAKHLHETSRKVEDVEQIIYKNSGSEECDKRRSRVKEKRKHKRSVRHESTSDDDSSYDSGVDERKEAKRRKKEEKKLRKEEKRRRRDERRRKKEERRAGKQKLKSDNAISSPSDAEKTNDGNVSDEELARKEFHGREIEGTDSAKKLEIELREKALESLRAKKGIGH; from the exons ATGTCAGGAGGGTTTTTCCGG GGCACGTCCGCCGATCAGGATACTCGGTTCTCCAACAAGCAAGCTAAGCTATTGAAATCGCAGAAGTTCGCTCCCGAATTGGAGCATCTG GTGGATATGAGGAAAGTAAAGATGGATGTGATGAGACCTTGGATAGCCAAGCGAGTTACTGAGCTGGTAGGGATTGAAGATGAAGTGCTTATCAACTTCATTTATAGTCTTCTAGAAGGAAAG GATGTTAATGGGAAAGAGGTTCAAATTCAACTGACTGGATTCATGGAAAGGAATACTGGAAAGTTCATGAAAGAGCTGTGGTCACTACTCCTTAGTGCACAGAACAATGCAAGTGGTGTTCCTCAGCAGTTCCTGGATGCCAAGGAAGaggaaacaaagaagaaaaag GCTGAGACTGATCGAATAACAAATGAAATACAgaggagaaaagagagagaatatCAAGAACTTGAGCAAGAAAAAAAGAAGGCG GACGGCGATGTTGACATTTCAAGAGATACGCATGCTGCTTTGGAACCATCTACAAAGCATCACGCTAGGGGTTCCCCGCCTTCAGCTGAAAAGGTGTATGCTGACAAAAATGGTTCAAGAGGAAGAAACAG GTCCTCAAGGTCTCCAAACTCAGCTGATCATTCACCACTACCAAG GGATAGACGTTCAAGGTCAATTAGCAGGTCATTTTCCAACTCTAGAAGTTACTCAGG GGAAAGGCGTAGGTCAAGGAGTAGATCTAGTCCTGAACAAAGAGGGCGCTCCATATCTTCTGAAAGGGCACGCCCCTCTCCGGTGAAGCGGTCAATTACACCTCGCCATAAATATTCACCTCGACGATCTGTGTCTGTGTCTCCACCAAGGCGAAGACGTAGATCGGTGTCTCGTTCACGTCGTAGGTCACCTTCCCCTACGCGATACCGCAGGCATTCTCCGTTGCGACGTAGGTCGAGGTCTCCAAAACGACGAAGATCACGATCACCAATCTGGCGTAGGTCAAGGTCACCAATTCGACGTTCACCAATGAGACATCGACTCCGATCACCTTTAAGGCCTCGGTCACCTTTAAGGCGCCGATCTCCATCTCCTGTTCGTCGAAGAACACCATCCCATATACGTCATAGATCACCATCCCCCTTCATGCGACGGTCTCGACATTCTCCTTTGAGTCCACGGCGTGGCTCTCCAACTACTGTTCGGCGCCCCATTTCTGGCCGCAGGGTATCCAGGTCCCCAGTCAGGAGAAGATCTAGGTCACCTATTCAAAGGAGGTCTGCTTCACCTGAATACTCGAATTCTGCATCACCAGTTCATCATAGGGCCCTTTCACCAATTAAGAAGAGAACACCAAAGCGTGAGAGGATGTCACCTGTTCATTCTCCTCCAGAAAGGATGAG AAGCCATGGGAAATACTCTCCCAGCCGTTCATCTTCAGAGGATGGTTCACAACCTACAGTGGTTCGTAAGGAATCCAATATTGTGGGACGCAGGCAACCTATTTCTTCTAGGTCACCAAGGAGCGATTTATATGATAGAAAGCCTTCACATCATAAAAGGTCACCTTCACCTCGCCAGTCCCCATCTTTTTCAGAATCTCCACCCCGTAGGTCTCCTCCATCTATTTCAGAATCTCTGGCTCGTCGGTCTCCATCTGTTTCAGACTCTCGACAGCGTAAACCCCCATCCATTTCAGAATCTCCACCAGCTGCCAGGGAAAGAAGTCCCAGTGAAGAGAG GTCAAGGAGTCCCAATAAGAGAACTTTGAATGAAAGGAGGGGAAAGATAATTCGAACTGGAAGTCCAAGTCCTTTGAGAAAACAAAGAGATCATAAATTGCATCATGATGCATATGAGAGAACCCCAGATGAGAGGGATGTGAATTCTTTAAG GGGACCTGTTGAGACTAGGAGCCACTCTAATGGGTCTGGGTCAAGGAAGCCAAAAGAAGCCATGAGAGG TGAAAAAACATCTGGAAGAATGGATCACATCAAAGATTTTGATGATCGACAGAGGTCACCTGTGACTCATAGAGGCTCACATGTAGCTAAGAAGGATAGGGAATCATTGGATCTGGAGAGCCCCAAAGCTGATGAGAGGAACCTCAGTCGTTTAAATGCCATCCAGGGAGAGGATCAGCCTGTTGATGCAAAACATTTACATGAGACATCTAGGAAAGTGGAGGATGTTGAACAAATCATTTATAAGAATTCAGGTTCTGAGGAATGTGATAAGCGAAGATCTAGAGTTAAGGAAAAGAGGAAGCACAAGAGATCTGTCAGACACGAGTCAACTTCTGACGATGATTCTAGTTATGATTCAGGTGTGGATGAGAGGAAGGAGGCTAAGAGgaggaagaaagaagagaagaaattgAGGAAGGAGGAGAAGCGTCGACGTCGGGATGAGAGACGTCGTAAGAAGGAAGAGAGGCGTGCTGGGAAACAAAAATTGAAGTCAGATAATGCTATATCTTCGCCTTCTGATGCTGAGAAGACTAATGATGGTAATGTTTCGGATGAGGAGCTTGCCAGAAAAGAGTTTCATGGACGTGAGATTGAAGGGACGGATTCAGCGAAGAAGCTTGAAATTGAGTTGCGAGAGAAGGCTCTTGAGTCTCTTAGAGCAAAAAAGGGCATTGGCCACTAA
- the LOC116004577 gene encoding protein TOC75-3, chloroplastic has protein sequence MASIGASGLAFSVSHSHRRHVKPSATASVPATPPLPPVSVKSNRPAVSLSSQNPEPSLSTPNPNPSILSSKRFNRLLKASFALGSGLFLLPSGLSKHHFNLGGGGGGGGGGGGGGGSGGGGDGGNLWSKLFCPSANAGEEESQEWDNHGLPSDIVVQLTKLSGFKRYKVSDIIFYDRKRGYTFGSEDSFFEMVSLRPGGVYTKAQLEKELETLASSGMFEKVDLEGKTKSDGTIVVTFPFYESTWRSAESFRCINVGLMPPEKPIETDPDLTMKEMEEYYSLQASQYQTRIKKSRACLLPVSVQNEILNMMRGRVSARMLQRIRDKVQQWYHENGYACAQVVNFGNLNTDEVVCEVVEGDITQLAIQFLDKLGNVCEGNTRLAVVRREIPKQLRQGQVFNIEVGKQALRNINSLALFSNIEVNPRPDEKNEGGIVVEIKLKELEQKSAEVSTEWSIVPGRGGRPTLASFQPGGTVSFEHRNIKGLNRSLLGTVTTSNFFNPQDDLAFKLEYVHPYLDGVTNPRNRTFRTSCFNSRKLSPVFTGGPGVDEVPPIWVDRTGVKANITENFTRQSKFTYGLVMEEITTRDESSHISARGQRVLPSGGISADGPPTTLSDTGIDRMAFLQANITRDNTKFINGAIVGERNVFQLDQGLGIGSKFPFFNRHQLTMTRFIQLKEVEEGVGKSPPPVLVLHGHYGGCVGDLASYDAFTLGGPYSVRGYNMGEIGAARNILEVAAELRVPVRNTHVYAFAEHGNDLGSSKDVKGNPTEVYRRMGHGSSYGVGVKLGLVRAEYAVDHNSGTGAVFFRFGERF, from the exons ATGGCGTCGATCGGCGCGTCGGGTCTCGCTTTCTCCGTTAGCCATTCCCATCGCCGACATGTTAAACCCTCGGCAACGGCCTCTGTGCCCGCTACCCCTCCCCTTCCACCGGTCTCAGTCAAATCCAACCGACCAGCTGTATCCTTATCCTCTCAAAACCCTGAACCCTCGTTGTCCACGCCTAACCCAAATCCTTCCATTTTGTCCTCCAAACGGTTTAATAGGCTCTTAAAAGCCTCCTTCGCACTCGGCTCTGGCCTCTTCTTACTTCCCAGCGGGTTGTCTAAGCATCATTTCAATCTtggcggcggaggaggaggaggaggcggcggcggaggtggAGGAGGAAGTGGCGGCGGCGGTGATGGTGGTAATTTATGGTCTAAGCTTTTCTGTCCCTCGGCCAATGCGGGAGAGGAAGAGTCGCAAGAGTGGGACAACCACGGCTTGCCGTCCGACATTGTGGTCCAGCTTACCAAGCTCAGTGGATTCAAGAGGTATAAAGTATCGGATATCATCTTCTATGATCGGAAACGCGGCTATACTTTCGGGAGTGAGGATTCGTTCTTCGAGATGGTGTCGCTCCGGCCAGGTGGGGTCTATACCAAGGCTCAGCTCGAGAAGGAGCTGGAAACCCTAGCTTCCAGTGGAATGTTCGAGAAAGTTGATTTGGAGGGGAAAACGAAATCGGACGGGACCATTGTTGTGACTTTCCCCTTCTACGAGAGCACCTGGAGGTCCGCCGAATCTTTCCGGTGCATCAATGTGGGGTTGATGCCGCCGGAAAAGCCAATTGAGACGGATCCGGACTTGACAATGAAGGAGATGGAGGAGTATTATAGTCTACAGGCGAGCCAATACCAGACAAGAATTAAGAAGTCCAGGGCGTGCCTGCTGCCAGTGAGTGTGCaaaatgaaattttgaatatGATGAGAGGGCGTGTAAGCGCAAGAATGCTTCAGAGAATAAGGGACAAGGTGCAACAATGGTACCACGAAAATGGATATGCCTGTGCACAAGTTGTGAACTTTGGTAACTTGAACACAGACGAGGTGGTTTGCGAAGTGGTGGAGGGTGATATCACTCAGCTCGCTATTCAGTTCCTGGACAAGCTTGGAAATGTATGCGAAGGGAACACTCGGCTTGCTGTAGTGAGGAGAGAAATACCTAAACAG CTTCGTCAAGGACAAGTTTTCAACATTGAAGTGGGGAAACAAGCTTTGAGGAACATTAATTCTCTTGCTCTCTTCTCTAATATTGAAGTCAACCCGCGCCCGGATGAAAAGAATGAGGGTGGAATTGTTGTGGAAATTAAGCTGAAGGAATTAGAACAGAAGTCTGCTGAAGTCAGTACAGAGTGGAGTATTGTGCCTGGACGTGGAGGTCGTCCTACATTG GCTTCATTTCAACCTGGTGGAACTGTTTCCTTTGAGCATCGGAATATTAAAGGTTTAAATAGATCCTTGCTTGGTACAGTGACTACCAGCAACTTCTTCAACCCTCag GATGATCTTGCATTTAAGCTTGAGTACGTTCACCCATATTTAGATGGTGTAACTAACCCTCGTAATCGTACCTTCCGCACTAGCTGCTTCAACAGCAGAAAATTGAGTCCAGTCTTCACAGGTGGGCCAGGAGTGGATGAAGTTCCTCCTATATGGGTGGACCGAACTGGAGTTAAAGCCAACATTACAGAG AACTTCACACGTCAAAGCAAGTTCACTTATGGACTTGTGATGGAGGAAATTACAACTCGTGATGAAAGCAGCCATATTTCTGCTCGTGGCCAGAGGGTATTGCCAAGTGGAGGAATTAGTGCAGATGGACCTCCAACAACTCTCAGTGACACTGGCATTGACAGGATGGCGTTCCTGCAGGCAAACATCACTCGTGATAACACCAAGTTCATAAATGGAGCAATAGTGGGCGAGAGGAATGTCTTCCAG CTTGACCAAGGACTTGGGATTGGAAGCAAGTTTCCTTTCTTCAACCGCCACCAGTTGACAATGACCCGATTTATTCAGTTGAAGGAAGTGGAGGAAGGTGTTGGTAAGTCTCCACCACCCGTATTAGTCCTTCATGGACACTACGGGGGTTGTGTTGGAGACCTTGCTAGCTATGATGCCTTCACACTCGGGGGACCATATTCAGTAAGGGGATACAACATGGGAGAGATAGGTGCAGCCAGAAATATACTCGAG GTTGCTGCTGAGCTTCGGGTACCTGTGAGAAACACGCACGTTTATGCATTTGCTGAACACGGGAATGATCTCGGTAGTTCAAAGGATGTGAAAGGGAACCCTACAGAGGTTTACAGGAGAATGGGTCACGGTTCCTCTTATGGCGTTGGAGTGAAGCTGGGTCTAGTACGAGCAGAGTATGCCGTTGATCATAACTCTGGCACTGGCGCGGTATTCTTTAGGTTTGGCGAAAGGTTTTGA
- the LOC116004339 gene encoding vicilin-like seed storage protein At2g18540 produces MNLASIYYYRSRSPNKRTLNERRGKIIRTGSPSPLRKQRDHKLHHDAYERTPDERDVNSLRGPVETRSHSNGSGSRKPKEAMRGEKTSGRMDHIKDFDDRQRSPVTHRGSHVAKKDRESLDLESPKADERNLSRLNAIQGEDQPVDAKHLHETSRKVEDVEQIIYKNSGSEECDKRRSRVKEKRKHKRSVRHESTSDDDSSYDSGVDERKEAKRRKKEEKKLRKEEKRRRRDERRRKKEERRAGKQKLKSDNAISSPSDAEKTNDGNVSDEELARKEFHGREIEGTDSAKKLEIELREKALESLRAKKGIGH; encoded by the exons ATGAACCTTGCTTCTATCTATTACTATAGGTCAAGGAGTCCCAATAAGAGAACTTTGAATGAAAGGAGGGGAAAGATAATTCGAACTGGAAGTCCAAGTCCTTTGAGAAAACAAAGAGATCATAAATTGCATCATGATGCATATGAGAGAACCCCAGATGAGAGGGATGTGAATTCTTTAAG GGGACCTGTTGAGACTAGGAGCCACTCTAATGGGTCTGGGTCAAGGAAGCCAAAAGAAGCCATGAGAGG TGAAAAAACATCTGGAAGAATGGATCACATCAAAGATTTTGATGATCGACAGAGGTCACCTGTGACTCATAGAGGCTCACATGTAGCTAAGAAGGATAGGGAATCATTGGATCTGGAGAGCCCCAAAGCTGATGAGAGGAACCTCAGTCGTTTAAATGCCATCCAGGGAGAGGATCAGCCTGTTGATGCAAAACATTTACATGAGACATCTAGGAAAGTGGAGGATGTTGAACAAATCATTTATAAGAATTCAGGTTCTGAGGAATGTGATAAGCGAAGATCTAGAGTTAAGGAAAAGAGGAAGCACAAGAGATCTGTCAGACACGAGTCAACTTCTGACGATGATTCTAGTTATGATTCAGGTGTGGATGAGAGGAAGGAGGCTAAGAGgaggaagaaagaagagaagaaattgAGGAAGGAGGAGAAGCGTCGACGTCGGGATGAGAGACGTCGTAAGAAGGAAGAGAGGCGTGCTGGGAAACAAAAATTGAAGTCAGATAATGCTATATCTTCGCCTTCTGATGCTGAGAAGACTAATGATGGTAATGTTTCGGATGAGGAGCTTGCCAGAAAAGAGTTTCATGGACGTGAGATTGAAGGGACGGATTCAGCGAAGAAGCTTGAAATTGAGTTGCGAGAGAAGGCTCTTGAGTCTCTTAGAGCAAAAAAGGGCATTGGCCACTAA